The following proteins are co-located in the uncultured Tolumonas sp. genome:
- a CDS encoding multidrug effflux MFS transporter: MPPFVLIILLAGFPALATDMYLPALPMLQHLWQLSLAEANFSLVIFFITFSLFLLIYGPLADRFGRRPVLFAGLLIFIAGSLFCAMAQSIGQLVFARFLQGCGAAAASSLCLTLSKDLYTGEQQKKVMAYIGVIVPLVPMLAPMLGSWVIEHLSWRVIFISHVILALASLFGAITLKEPAIHRTQGGLCAVLRRYMVLFQNRPYRSLTLVFSITPLFFYSFLAASGSIYMHDFQLTSQQFGLLFGFNAIGLMAGSFSCAKLSSRLTSMQILNWSLAGMFIAGLVMLFWHPTSISFAVSMFAVSFCMGISRPLCNHMVLEQVHNDVGAASSLLTFSSFILGSIGMQMVSLLPDAKIIMIAVMALVGSFVPWLALRRMANNTAH; this comes from the coding sequence ATGCCACCGTTTGTCCTGATTATTCTGCTGGCGGGTTTCCCGGCGCTGGCCACCGATATGTATTTGCCCGCCTTACCCATGCTGCAACATTTGTGGCAGTTGTCGCTGGCAGAAGCCAACTTTTCATTAGTCATATTCTTTATCACATTTAGTCTGTTTTTATTAATTTATGGTCCGTTAGCTGATCGTTTTGGCCGCCGTCCCGTGCTATTTGCCGGGTTACTGATCTTCATTGCCGGTAGCCTGTTTTGTGCGATGGCACAATCAATTGGTCAACTGGTGTTTGCCCGTTTTCTGCAAGGCTGTGGCGCCGCCGCGGCATCTTCGTTGTGTCTAACGCTGTCAAAAGATCTGTATACCGGCGAACAGCAGAAAAAAGTCATGGCCTATATCGGTGTGATTGTGCCACTGGTGCCGATGCTGGCACCGATGTTAGGCAGTTGGGTCATCGAACATCTGTCATGGCGCGTGATTTTTATTTCCCATGTCATCTTGGCGTTAGCATCACTGTTTGGTGCGATAACACTCAAAGAGCCCGCTATTCACCGAACCCAAGGTGGTCTTTGTGCAGTCTTACGCCGTTATATGGTGTTATTTCAAAACCGACCATATCGCTCCCTGACACTGGTATTTTCCATTACCCCGCTCTTTTTCTATTCATTTCTTGCTGCCTCCGGCAGTATTTATATGCATGACTTCCAGTTAACCTCACAACAATTTGGTCTACTGTTTGGCTTCAATGCGATTGGTTTAATGGCGGGTTCTTTTAGTTGCGCGAAACTCAGTTCTCGCCTCACATCGATGCAGATCCTGAACTGGTCGTTGGCCGGTATGTTTATAGCCGGCTTAGTAATGTTATTTTGGCACCCGACCAGCATCAGTTTTGCCGTATCCATGTTTGCCGTTTCATTTTGTATGGGCATCAGTCGCCCGCTGTGTAACCATATGGTGCTGGAACAAGTTCACAACGATGTCGGGGCCGCTTCGTCATTACTGACATTCTCATCGTTTATTTTGGGTTCGATTGGTATGCAGATGGTTTCTTTGCTACCGGATGCCAAAATAATCATGATTGCCGTTATGGCACTGGTTGGCAGCTTTGTTCCATGGCTGGCCCTACGCCGTATGGCAAATAACACCGCACATTAA